TGAAGATAGTCAAAGCCTTTGGTGGAAAAGGAGCTTATCAAAAGGCAGTTCGTGAATTAGAAAATGAAATTTATTATGCATAGAATTATATAATTATGAGATAAAATTATTATGTATGTATTTTGCTATGATTATGATAAAGATAAGGAGAGGTGAATTAGTATGTATGCTAAGAATATGCACTACACAGAAGATGATTTTGAAAATATTCAGGCAAATTATAATGGTAAAGCTGAATATAGTAACGGATATATTGTATTATCATCTAATACTTCCATTGAACATAATAAAATAATATCAAGACTAAATTTTAAATTAATGATGTTTCTTGATAAAAGTAAATGCGATGTATATACAGAGTCTATTGAAATAATTTTTAAAAATAATGAAGAAGTGTACAAATATAAACCAGATGTATTTGTAATGTGTGAAGAATCTACTAGGCAAGGTGAAAGTTTCACATCAGCTCCAAAGATTGTATTTGAAGTTATTTCAAAAAGCACTGCATCCCATGACTATATAACAAAGTTAGATGTTTATCAAAGATTTGGTGTTCTTGAATATAATCTAGTTGAACAAGAAGGCTATATAGTACAATATTCATTAATAAATAATCAGTATAAAATAACAAATGTCTTTAAAAATAATGATGATTATATAAGCACAGTTTTTCCAGATATGTCTATAAATCTAGAAGATATATTCAAGGCATAAATTGTAAATGATTGATAAAAAGCCATAGGCTTTTCTTAAAAAATTAAAAGAAAGCCTGTGGCTTTCAATGATAATTGATCATTGAAAACTAAAATACTAATGAAAGCAGGAAAGAAAAATGGCAATAACAAATTTTGTTAAAAGAATTCAAGATGTTATGAGAAACGATGCAGGGATCAATGGTGATGCCCAAAGAATAGAGCAGATTGTCTGGATTCTATTTTTAAAAATATATGATGCAAAGGAAGAAGCATGGGAATTATATGATGATAATTACAAATCAATTATTCCAGATGGCTTAAAGTGGAGAGACTGGGCTGTGGATGAAAAAGATGGAGAAGCACTTACAGGCGATAATCTACTTGATTTTGTAAACAATAAACTATTCCCGGCTCTAAAAAATATTGAAATAGATGAAGAAACACCAATGAGTAAGGTTATTGTAAAATATGCATTTGAAGATGCTAATAACTATCAAAAAGATGGGGTACTCCTTAGACAAGTGGTAAATATCATTGATGAAATTGATTTTACAGAATATGAGGAACGTCATGCTTTTGGTACGATTTATGAATCATTCCTAAAAGATCTTCAAAGTGCAGGAAATGCAGGAGAATTTTATACACCAAGAGCAGTAACAGATTTTATGGTAGAGGTTATAAAGCCAGTTTTAGGTGAAAAGATAGGAGACTTTGCCTGTGGTACCGGAGGATTTTTAGTTTCTGCTTTAAATTCTTTAGAAAAGCAAATTGGAAATTCCCTTGAAAATAGAGAAATATATAATAATTCCGTTTATGGAGTGGAGAAAAAGGCACTTCCACATATTTTATGTATAACCAATATGCTCTTACACGATATTGATAATCCTAATATAATCCATGGAAATACTCTAGAAACAGATTATAAAGAATATAGAAAAATGGAACAATTCGATGTGGTCCTTATGAATCCACCTTATGGGGGAAATGAAAAAGACAGTGTAAAGGTTAATTTTCCAAGTGATTTAAGAAGCTCTGAAACTGCTGATTTATTCATGAATATCATTATGTTTAGATTAAAGAAAAATGGTAGATGCGGTATCATCCTTCCAGATGGATTCTTATTTGGTACAGATAATGCAAAAGTAAATATCAAGAAGAAATTATTTAGTGAGTTCAATTTACATACAGTTATCAGACTACCTCATAGTGTATTTGCTCCATATACATCAATTACAACAAATATACTATTTTTTGATAACACACATAAAACAGAAGAAACATGGTTTTATAGATTAGATATGCCAGAAGGTTATAAGAACTTTTCAAAGACAAAACCAATGAAGTTAGAGCATTTTGAACCAGCAATAACTTGGTGGAATAACAGAGAAGAAATAGAAGTAGACGGATTCCCAAAAGCGAAGAAGTACACAGTTAAAGAGATAGAAGACTTAAATTATAATATAGATTTATGTGGCTTACCACACGCAGAAGAACTGATTTTAGAGCCAATGGAGCTCATACATCAGTATCAAGAAAAAAGAGCATCACTAAATGCTGAAATAGACCATGTGCTAGAGCAGATTACATCTATGCTTGGAGGTAATTTGTAGTATGAATGCACAGGATTTAAAAAACAGCATATTGCAATTAGCCATCCAAGGAAAGTTAGTTGAACAGAGACAAGAAGAAGGTAATGCTAAAGAATTAATAAAAGAGATAAAAGCTGAGAAGGAAAGGCTTATAAAAGAAAAGAAGATAAAGAAGGAAAAACCACTGGCAGAAATAGCTGAGAGCGATATACCTTTTGAGATTCCCGAGAGTTGGGAGTGGGTTAGACTTGGAGATTGTGTTTCGAATAAATCAGGAGTATCCTACAAAAAAGATAATCTTAATCTTATTTCTCAAAGTATGACTAGAATTTTAAGAGGTGGAAATATATTAGATTTAACATATAAATTTAAAAGCGACGATATTATGTTAGATAGGTCATTTGTGAAGAGTGAACTTTTATTGAACAAAAATATGTTGATTACACCAGCAGTAACCAGTTTGGAGCACATTGGGAAAATGGCTAGAATCGAACAAGACTACACAGATGTTGCAGTTGGTGGATTTGTATTAATGTTAATTCCTCATATAAATATTGATGTGTTTTCTGAATTTCTTCTTTTTGCATTAAGTTCGCAATATCATCGCAATTTATGTCGAAGTATTACTAATAAATCTGGGCAGGCATTTTATAATTTATCAAGAGAAAAATTAATGGCAATACTTGTCCCTATACCACCACTAGAAGAACAAAAGCGTATCGTGGCTAAGATAGAAGAGATAATGCCTTATATAGAAAAATACGGCACAGCTCATTCTAAATTAGAGATATTTAATAAAAAGTTCCCAGAGGATATGCAGAAGTCCATTTTGCAATACGCCATTCAAGGAAAGTTAGTGGAGCAAAGAGAGGAAGAGGGTACTGCCGAAGAACTTTATAAGTATATACAAGAAGAAAAAGAAAAGCTTATAAAGGAAAAGAAGATTAAAAGGGAAAAGCCACTCCCTGAAATTACTGAGGATGAGGTGCCTTTTGAGATTCCGGAGAGTTGGAAGTGGGTTAGGTTAGACAATATTTCATATAAAATAGGTGATATTGACCACAAAATGCCGCCAGTAGTAGAAGGTGGATATCCGTATATTTCACCGGTGAATTTCACTAGTAACGGTATAGATTATGATAATGCTAAGACGATAGGAAAGGAAGATTTTGATAACCTATCAAAAAAGATTAAGCCTACAAGAAATGATATAATATTTCCGAGGTACGGTACAATTGGTGTTGTAAGAATGGTTGAAACTGATAGAGAATTTTTAGTTTCTTATTCATGCTGTACAATTAAAAATTTTCAAGAATATGTTCTTTCACAATATATTTTTTATGTTCTACAAAGTGGTTTGATAAAAAGTGAAATTAATAGATATATAAATAAAACGACCCAACCTAATATAGGATTAGCATCTATAAAGAGGTTTTTAATCCCACTTCCACCATTAGCAGAACAAAAACGTATCGTAGCCAAGATAGAAGAAATGCTGCCTCACTGCAAACAGTTAGTAAAGTAGATTAATAGGTTAAGCAAACAATTGAAGGTGTATAGAGTGTCGCAAGTTAAATCTCCAGCACTTAAAAATAAAAGTTATTCTGTAGCTATATATGTATCTTAATTCATTACATATATAGTTACAATAATAATAACAAAATAAAGTCACTTAATAAGTAACGTTTTTTGTTACAAATTTTATAACAATACTTGTAACTGAAATCACAATATAAGTTTTATTTCACTTGGTTTTATGCATAACTAGATATCTTAATAATATAGATATCTAGTTATCTATTTATCTATATATATTCTTGTTTTAAGCGTATAATTTGAATAATAAATATGGAGGATTAATATACAATATCTAAGTGCAGTTAATTTAATGTACTATAATAAGATTTATATCAGCCTATACCTTTATGCTTAGGAATTATTTAAGATGAAAATAAAATTATTATACAGCGATGAGAATTGGAGGAATCTATGAAAAAATATTTTTTATTTCTTGATGAGTCAAAACCTAATGGAAGTAACTTAAAGCATCTTTGTTTAGGTGGAGTTATAATTGAGGAAGATACATATAAAAAAACTATAATAAGAGAAATAAATTCTATGAAAAATTCAGTATTTGGTAATACAGAAGTAATATTGCATGAATCTGAACTAAGATCTGCTAAAGGTGAGTATTCAGAAATGAGGAAAGAGAAAAAAAGAACTTTCTTTTGGAAGGAATTAAATAGAATATTTGTAACTTATAATATAACAACTATAGGAGCTGCAATTGATGTAGATAAATATAGATCCTTTTAT
This genomic stretch from Clostridium beijerinckii harbors:
- a CDS encoding Uma2 family endonuclease; translation: MYAKNMHYTEDDFENIQANYNGKAEYSNGYIVLSSNTSIEHNKIISRLNFKLMMFLDKSKCDVYTESIEIIFKNNEEVYKYKPDVFVMCEESTRQGESFTSAPKIVFEVISKSTASHDYITKLDVYQRFGVLEYNLVEQEGYIVQYSLINNQYKITNVFKNNDDYISTVFPDMSINLEDIFKA
- a CDS encoding HsdM family class I SAM-dependent methyltransferase, with the translated sequence MAITNFVKRIQDVMRNDAGINGDAQRIEQIVWILFLKIYDAKEEAWELYDDNYKSIIPDGLKWRDWAVDEKDGEALTGDNLLDFVNNKLFPALKNIEIDEETPMSKVIVKYAFEDANNYQKDGVLLRQVVNIIDEIDFTEYEERHAFGTIYESFLKDLQSAGNAGEFYTPRAVTDFMVEVIKPVLGEKIGDFACGTGGFLVSALNSLEKQIGNSLENREIYNNSVYGVEKKALPHILCITNMLLHDIDNPNIIHGNTLETDYKEYRKMEQFDVVLMNPPYGGNEKDSVKVNFPSDLRSSETADLFMNIIMFRLKKNGRCGIILPDGFLFGTDNAKVNIKKKLFSEFNLHTVIRLPHSVFAPYTSITTNILFFDNTHKTEETWFYRLDMPEGYKNFSKTKPMKLEHFEPAITWWNNREEIEVDGFPKAKKYTVKEIEDLNYNIDLCGLPHAEELILEPMELIHQYQEKRASLNAEIDHVLEQITSMLGGNL
- a CDS encoding restriction endonuclease subunit S, which translates into the protein MNAQDLKNSILQLAIQGKLVEQRQEEGNAKELIKEIKAEKERLIKEKKIKKEKPLAEIAESDIPFEIPESWEWVRLGDCVSNKSGVSYKKDNLNLISQSMTRILRGGNILDLTYKFKSDDIMLDRSFVKSELLLNKNMLITPAVTSLEHIGKMARIEQDYTDVAVGGFVLMLIPHINIDVFSEFLLFALSSQYHRNLCRSITNKSGQAFYNLSREKLMAILVPIPPLEEQKRIVAKIEEIMPYIEKYGTAHSKLEIFNKKFPEDMQKSILQYAIQGKLVEQREEEGTAEELYKYIQEEKEKLIKEKKIKREKPLPEITEDEVPFEIPESWKWVRLDNISYKIGDIDHKMPPVVEGGYPYISPVNFTSNGIDYDNAKTIGKEDFDNLSKKIKPTRNDIIFPRYGTIGVVRMVETDREFLVSYSCCTIKNFQEYVLSQYIFYVLQSGLIKSEINRYINKTTQPNIGLASIKRFLIPLPPLAEQKRIVAKIEEMLPHCKQLVK